TTCTACTGAAAGTGGGAAATAGTAGCAAATATTTGTCAGCAAGTATGGACAGAACATGTAGTTCCAACAATTAAATTGATACTGCAAAGAACGAGATTTTTCCTAGAACTGTAGGGCTGTAAAGTGGCGTCAGGTCCTACATGCCTTTGAAATTTTCTGAGTCCACAATTCATTATCCAACCCACTTCACCCTGCTTTAATCCAGTTAATTGAGTCAACTCTagcaaaatttataattttatttgtatctgATACAAAACCACAAACATAGTTTCAAGTCAGGCTATTATTATACTGGTTCCTACCACACAACCCTCCCAGCCTTTGAGCTGTTACCAATTGAGGAAAGAAATAACTGAATCAGCCTAAAATAGAATTTCCAAACCAGTAGCGAAATTCAGCCTACAGattcatattttgttattttattttaattagttttgaTTTCAGAGTGAAGATTTTCCTACAAAGTGTTTGTAAAATAGAGAATTTTCACACAAAAATCCAGATTTGgggattatcttttaaaaaatgaaagatgtaGTGAAACTAAACAAGGCAGCATATGCTGCAGCAGACAACCAGCTATCCTATTTGGGATTGGCTCACATTCTTTAATTTGCCACCATCCTCATTCCTCCTAATGACTTTGCAACTGGCTTGCTTTATTCCTCTGCATGACCTGCTTGGGCCTCTTAGATTTATGCTCTGCCACTGTGGCATAAGGTCACTACAACCACTAGAAAACCACTAGCGCATGCCTGAATGCATCATcctatttaaaaaggaaaagcacaCGTCACAAAGTCAAACATCAGCCATTTGGAAACCTTTGCTTCCTGTAATTAGAATTATGTtccatctttttatgtttttgggaATTTGAAATACCAATTTCGAGATgcagaatcaaaaaaaaaaaaacaaaacagcgaAACAGCAGCATGACACAAAGAACCTGGGTTTTGATTTGGAGTCAGGTTCTCTGGGTTTGAGCCCCAACTGTGCCAACTATGAATGCATGATTTGAACATGTTGCTTAATTTTCCAAGTTTTTGCACAGATATATCATCTGCCTCCCTGGGAGTCATAAGGATTAAGTGAAATGTTTAGTGCAGGGGTCACAAACTTATTTCATAGAGTTAGAGTACATTTTTAGGCTTTTCAAGCCATACAGTCTCTAtcacagctactcaactctgccactgtagcacGAAAGTGGccataaacaaaatggaaatgaatgaagATGCTTGTGTTCTCATAAAATTTTATCTACACAAACATGTgacaggccagatttggcccacagaCCTTAATTTAGTGACCCATAGTTTAGTGCAAAGTATATCCCACAGTGTCTGATTTATCAGAAGCACTAAAAAATGATAgtagttattattaataatttgtattacTTATTTCTATATCTGTAATTCATCAGTAACAATATGCTTTAACATTTGCCCCACTGAGTAGTAGAGGCTACTTAATGCAATTTATAAAATGGATTTTTGCTTATTACTTGGATTAGGTAAAATAGCAAGTGGAAATACTGAGAAAATGTACTCCTTATGGAATGGACTGGACTGACCATTCACACTGAGTGGAATAGTAACTGATATCCAAAAATCTGGTTACCACCTCTTCATGACAGTGTCATCTCTGAATAGTcaggagttttttaaaaaattaaatgaattgttTGGAATAATCTCTGAGCCTTTTTCCAGTgctataatttgattttaaaaaataaactccagGCCAGATACAATGGCTTATAGCAtataaatccagcactttgggaggatggggCGGGAGTATtgccctgaggccaggagttccagacagcTCGGGCAATGactagagcaagactccattacaaaaaatgaaacaacaaaaattagcacaccctgtagtcctagctacttaggaggctgaggcaagaataTCGcttggcccaggagtttgaggctgcagtgaattatgattgcaccactggactccagtgtgggcaatgaagtaagaccctgtctcaaaaagttttaaaaaaaattaaaaacaccatAAATTCCAATTACACTATTAATTGTACAAAATAGATAcatgatttattcatttttatgaccaaaaaataatttaaagatttgGAACAAAAAATGTAAGTGCATCCTAGAATTGTATATATAAACCCATACTGATTAGTTAGAGATAGTTAAAATTTAATCTGTCCCATCTGAAATGAACCCTGTAGTAAAACCCTGGTTAATAAGATCATCTTAGATAATTTCATAATTAATATGAACTATATGGCTAACCTACCCAAGTCTACCCTTTTTCAAGGGTGTAAGTAATCTTGGCTCCATGTGGAttgactcttttttctttctttcctgtacaAATTACTGATGAGATGTACACTAGAATTGCCTTATAGCTGAAATGGAAATCAGCTTTAGatgaaattaaatttctttctttcaaatactAAATCTGgctgaaaataaaaagcattaagaaaaaaacaattgtgggaaaaccacattttcttttaatagactTCAGATGAGGCTTTTTGGGTTTtttagttgttcttttttttccttctacagtttttctttctcatttactgtctaatattttcttctgtttctcacACTCCAATTATATAAAGTACCAGAATATTTGGAAAAAGTAATAgtattgccaatattttatttctatcttttgcTATAATTGAGAATATGTAGCTTTTAAGATGTCAAAACCaaaattttatatgttttcaaGGATTAAAATGCTGATTCTGCCCCCAGTTCCAGTTCCAAAGATTAAAGGAATCGATCCAGATCTCCTCAAGGTAACTaataattttatctaaattgTAGCTAGTACTAATTAACACCTGAAGACTCCTGTCATATGTTGAAGGTTTTCTGTAAGCTATATATATCACATTCAATTTTCTTGTGTCTCTTCTCctggagaaaatttttttaaatattctatttcttaaaaataagaaaacgtcatatgtatttaaaaagttacacactaatttatgtttttttatatgttttgttacTGTTGTTCTTATTGTAACCATAATTAATCTCTGAACATTATTTgctaattcatttaattattatgagtttcttttcatagatcttcattttctttctattttctaggAAGGAAAATTAGAGGAGGTGAACACAATCTTAGCCATTCATGATAGCTATAAACCCGAATTCCACAGTGATGACTCTTGGGTTGAATTTATTGAGCTAGATATTGATGAGCCAGATGAAAAGACTGAGGAATCAGACACAGACAGACTTCTAAGCAGTGACCATGAGAAATCACATAGTAACCTAGGGGTGAAGGATGGCGACTCTGGACGTACCAGCTGTTGTGAACCTGACATTCTGGAGACTGATTTCAATGCCAATGACATACATGAGGGTACCTCAGAGGTTGCTCAGCCACAGAGGTTAAAAGGGGAAGCAGATCTCTTATGCCTTGACCAGAAGAATCAAAATAACTCACCTTATCATGATGCTTGCCCTGCTACTCAGCAGCCCAGTGTTATCCaagcagagaaaaacaaaccacaaCCACTTCCTACTGAAGGAGCTGAGTCAACTCACCAAGCTGCCCATATTCAGCTAAGCAATCCAAGTTCACTGTCAAACATCGACTTTTATGCCCAGGTGAGCGACATTACACCAGCAGGTAGTGTGGTCCTTTCCCCGGGCCAAAAGAATAAGGCAGGGATGTCCCAATGTGACATGCACCCGGAAATGGTCTCACTCTGCCAAGAAAACTTCCTTATGGACAATGCCTACTTCTGTGAGGCAGATGCCAAAAAGTGCATCCCTGTGGCTCCTCACATCAAGGTTGAATCACACATACAGCCAAGCTTAAACCAAGAGGACATTTACATCACCACAGAAAGCCTTACCACTGCTGCTGGGAGGCCTGGGACAGGAGAACATGTTCCAGGTTCTGAGATGCCTGTCCCAGACTATACCTCCATTCATATAGTACAGTCCCCACAGGGCCTCATACTCAATGCGACTGCCTTGCCCTTGCCTGACAAAGAGTTTCTCTCATCATGTGGCTATGTGAGCACAGACCAACTGAACAAAATCATGCCTTAGCCTTTCTTTGGTTTCCCAAGAGCTACGTATTTAATAGCAAAGAATTGACTGGGGCAATAACGTTTAAGCCAAAACAATGTTTAAACCTTTTTTGGGGGAGTGACAGGATGGGGTATGGATTCTAAAATGCCTTTTCCCAAAATGTTGAAATatgatgttaaaaaaataagaagaatgcTTAATCAGATAGATATTCCTATTGtgcaatgtaaatattttaaagaattgtgTCAGACTGTTTAGTAGCAGTGATTGTCTTAATATTGTGGGTGTTAATTTTTGATACTAAGCATTGAATGGCTATGTTTTTAATGTATAGTAAATCACGCTTTTTGAAAAAGCGAAAAAATCAGGTGGCTTTTGCGGTTCAGGAAAATTGAATGCAAACCATAgcacaggctaattttttgttgtttcttaaataagaaacttttttatttaaaaaactaaaaactagagGTGAGAAATTTAAACTATAAGCAAGAAGGCAAAAATAGTTTGgatatgtaaaacatttattttgacataaagttgataaagattttttaataatttagacTTCAAGCATGGCTATTTTATATTACACTACACACTGTGTACTGCAGTTGGTATGACCCCTCTAAGGAGTGTAGCAACTACAGTCTAAAGCTGGTTTAATGTTTTGGCCAATGcacctaaagaaaaacaaactcgTTTTTTACAAAGCCCTTTTATACCTCCCCAGACTCCTTCAACAATTCTAAAATGATTGTAGTAATCTGCATTATTGGAATATAATTgttttatctgaatttttaaacaaGTATTTGTTAATTTAGAAAACTTTAAAGCGTTTGCACAGATCAACTTACCAGGCACCAAAAGaagtaaaagcaaaaaagaaaacctttcttcACCAAATCTTGGTTGatgccaaaaaaaaatacatgctaaGAGAAGTAGAAATCATAGCTGGTTCACACTGACCAAGATACTTAAGTGCTGCAATTGCACGCGGAGTGAGTTTTTTAGTGCGTGCAGATGGTGAGAGATAAGATCTATAGCCTCTGCAGCGGAATCTGTTCACACCCAACTTGGTTTTGCTACATAATTATCCAGGAAGGGAATAAGGTACAAGAAGCATTTTGTAAGTTGAAGCAAATCGAATGAAATTAACTGGGTAATGAAACAAAGAGTTcaagaaataagtttttgtttcacAGCCTATAACCAGACACATACTCATTTTTCATGATAATGAACAGAACATAGACAGAAGAAACAAGGTTTTCAGTCCCCACAGAtaactgaaaattatttaaaccGCTAAAAGAAACTTTCTTTCTCACTAAATCTTTTAtaggatttatttaaaatagcaaaagaagAAGTTTCATCATTTTTTACTTCCTCTCTGAGTGGACTGGCCTCAAAGCAAGcattcagaagaaaaagaagcaaccTCAGTAATTTAGAAATCATTTTGCAATCCCTTAATATCCTAAACatcattcatttttgttgttgttgttgttgttgagacagagtctcgctctgtcgccaggctagagtgcggtggcgcgatcttgactcactgcaatctccacctcccacaggttcaggcgattcccgtgcctcagcctcctgagtagctgggactacaggcacgcaccaccatgccaggctaatttttttgtattttagcagagacggggtttcaccatgttggccaggatggtctcgatctcctgacctcgtgatccacccgactcggcctcccaaagtgctgggattacaggtgtaagccaccgtgcccagccctaaacATCATTCTTGAGAGCATTGGGATATCTCCTGAAAAGGTTTATGAAAAAGAAGAATCTCATCTCAGTGAAGAatacttctcattttttaaaaaagcttaaaaCTTTGAAGTTAGCTTTAACTTAAATAGTATTTCCCATTTATCGCAGACCTTTTTTAGGAAGCAAGCTTAATGGCTGATAATTTTAAATTCTCTCTCTTGCAGGAAGGACTATGAAAAGCTAGAATTGAGTGTTTAAAGTTCAACATGTTATTTGTAATAGATGTTTGATAGATTTTCTGCTACTTTGCTGCTATGGTTTTCTCCAAGAGCTACATAATTTAGTTTCATATAAAGTATCATCAGTGTAGAACCTAATTCAATTCAAAGCTGTGTGTTTGGAAGACTATCTTACTATTTCACAACAGCCTGACAACATTTCTATAGCCAAAAATAGCTAAATACCTCAATCAGTCTCAGAATGTCATTTTGGTACTTTGGTGGCCACATAAGCCATTATTCACTAGTATGACTAGTTGTGTCTGGCAGTTTATATTTAACTCTCTTTATGTCTGTGGATTTTTTCCTTCaaagtttaataaatttattttcttggattCCTGATAGTGTGCTTCTGTTATCAAACACCAACATAAAAATGATCTAAACCACTCTGTATACTGTGAATTATCATTGTAAGGAGAGCTTAGCACCACTGGATCAAATACATCAGCATTGGGTATGGAGATTTTTATGTGCTGAGATATAGAGAGGGAAACATATCCCCCTTCCCTTATTTTTTGAGAAGACAAAAGCCCAACTCAGAAATATCCCACTGGCTTGGCCCTCCCCTTAGGCTGTGACTCCCCATAGGCAAAGGTTCATAGAGCTGTGTATTTGATGCATCATGGAAAATAAATGACATGGGTGTTGGATGAGGGAGAGTGATATGTGAGCATTATCTTTACATTTCCAGCTTGAGCATGTTgtctggaaggaaggaaagcagctCTTCCTCTGCCATTCACCCATTGGCCTAAGTCAGTTTATTGGACTAGCTGCTTGTTATCATGGGAATCAGCTAATAAGTCAGGCTTGGGAGGAAGGCTGATTAGGTAAGTTGTGTAGGAGCCTGAGAGAGCCATGAAGTTTAGATTCCTACAGCAGGAGGCAGGATGCAGGTGAGGTAGCTGCTGAACCCTAGGCTCCTGAGCAGGCACTGGATTCTGAGATGTAGGAATCTGGTGAGGACATTGATAAACCTACTAAACAATGACGTATTGCTTCAGCAAGTCAAATGCAAAGTGCCACAACTTTTTATAATACTCAAgtgttatgttaaaaaaaaaaaatgtcttcaccTGCTGCCCTCTGCCCTGTGAGCAGCCATTACCTGAAAGAACCATGGAGTGAAGCCTCAGGGCTTCTTCATATAGATGCTTTAAGATATGAGGAGTACAGGGAAAAGAAAGCCTGCCTACTTCCATGGATTGAAATAACACAATTCTATTTCAGAAGATTAATGGTGTGTTGAAAATGGCTACACACATCTTTCAGCATTTCAATTTCTCAAAGTTTCTACTAACACTTTATTCAAGTgctataatatttacatatttacatatttgtatacCAAAATATGTCTTGTTATGTGCTTGTTTTAGGGTAAGAAATAGTGACCAGAAAAACCAGAAGTTACTTAAATCTAAACTTTTTAGTTTGGAATCCAAGATCCCACATAATTTGCCCCAGTCTCCTTTGAGAGTTTAAAATTTAAGACCTAGATGTAAAGGGCACAGCTTCTGAATAAGAATTTGATGTTTGGTTAACATTCAAACTCTATTGCTGTGGAAATCTAATGAGCATATGATGTCAGCTATGTTACACGGGAAACATTGCTCATAGTTTAAATGATCTCTGACTGATAAATGACATCTGGATAGGGAGAAACTATAACCACCTGGAGATAAGTTATACTTTGGACTTGAGTGTAGTGACTTGTAATTAAGCATTTCCCCTATAGAAACTCTGGAAGCTATGTTTCTGGAGATGTAACAAGAGTAACTGGCTCCAGTGAGGCATAGAGCTTCTAAGCCTGGGAGACTCCTTTACCTGCCCAATACCTTCTCTGAATCTGAGCTGCCAGTtgtaggaggagaggaaggaaaagaccTTCTGGATAGCTATATAAACAGCTGTTTAGATTGCTTCATGCACTGTTATCATTACTGTGACTCTAAAGCAGAAAGCCTGATGCTGTATCCCTTCTGTCCTACATCCCTCTGAGTAGACTGGAACCAAGTATGGTGAATCTGGGGAATGTGTGGTTGAGCCTAAGAAGATCCCCTTGCATATGTAGCAAAAGACACTTGCCATTTCTTGAACAAAGTTTGTGCTTTCCCATCTCTATGTTCTTGGTCATGCCTCCTCCTTCAACTAAAAAGCTCCCACTTACCAACCCTGCCTGTCAAGATTCCCTTCATCCTTCATGGCCCAGCTCTAATGCCTCCTTCATGAACTCTCCTCTGATTCCCACCATCCAATCAGTGATTTTTTCTTCTGAACCATGTTTAATGGTGTTTATCACATTACTTTGGTAGCTCACCTGACAAACGGCTAGTATAGATTTACCAGTATGTACGCTGGTGAATATCTATCTCCAAAATGCCCTTGAATGGATAATTTTGTggtcaaataaatttggaaaacatctCATACTACACTCCCATCTGGGAGAGTCATAGTGCATCTTGACATTTTAAAGCTTCTACAGTTTAaagaaatccatttaaatttaacACATTATTTCCTAATTAATAATGAGAAATAGTTAAAGAATACCCAGTATTATATTATTAACACTTAGGAAAAACCGTATAAGCAGAGTAACACACCTGGcacaaaataaagttatattaaatttCAGATGAATGTGAATTTGAACAAAACCTTTTATATGATGTCATTAAATTTTTACTCTCAATAAAACTTCCTAAAAATTGAATGCGAAGGAGCTGCATgattaaaataaacacagattCTTCTCAACTCAACTCAGATATGACATTTTTCTGAAAGTCTGGATGTCTTAGAGCATTCATTATCTTCTCTATGACAGTGACTTTTTATATGCTTGCTGAAACAGATTTtaactttttccctttttcagTCCAAAGAATGATTGACATATGGAATGTACCAATATTAAAAAATTCTGATTCTTATTTAGGACACCCATTTTTCTATGAAATCTGAGCTTATAACACCAAGAAATGCTTATATCACTTCTCATAAGAAGGAGCATATGTTGCTGTGAAACTGCAGAATAATATTTATCTGTTATTATCTGAACAAAAATAACTCACTCCTAATGCTGCctgctaagttaaaaaaaaaaacttcgaATATAATAGATTTTTTCACAGTAGTCCCAGGAAGCAGTCTTTGTAGGAATACATAgaaatcaattttgttgatctcttgTTAGAAAAGAATCCTTACACAATTGTTCTGTGGGCATTAAGAGATGTTACCAGCTTTTTCTATAAGGATAAAATAATTTGTGAAGAAATTATACTCACTTTGGCTTTGACAATGGTACTGTAGTCAAAAATTCAAAGTCGAAAGATTTTTATTGTTACCTTTCCTTTTATGGTACcatatgataaaaaaaaacttGCATATAAGGACTTTATAAAGTACTTTCAaaggtattatttcatttaaacttaAGAAATCTGTGTTGTAGGCTTGTCAgatattattcttaatattttattgggAAAAAAGGCTCGTAAAAACTAAGAGATTTTCCCAAAGTTAATAAACTAGTGAGTGATGAAGTCAGGATGAAAACCCATGTTGACTAGTCCAGAGTTCCCAAAACAATGCAACCTATAACATTACTGGATGGGGGAAAAGCTTTGGATCCTATTCACAGtctgaagaaaatggaaagttaattgttttgtaataattattattcaaaGATAATAACTAATCTTTGAATAATCTTTGGTAATAATAATTCTTTGAATCCTTTGGTAGAACTCAAAGAATCACCTGCCAAAGACAAAAGATTCTTCTCTGATAAACATAACCAGCTAATAAATGTCTAACAACCAGTTCTGGAGTCGGGGGGATCTAGATTTGTAACATTTGCCAATTTCAATGGTGTGAATACACAAATATGGTGATTTTAAGCTATTATCTTATCACTCCGCATGAAGTTGGGAAAAGATGGCACAGTCAGCTCTCATAACTGTACAGAGCAGCTCCAGGAAACCACTGAGTCTACACAACCTTACAATTTCATCTAATGCTGACATTTTTTATAATGGCTAGGTGGCATTTTTAGCtaacatttatcaagcacttaccatatgccagacactcttctaagcactttacattgaTGAACTTatttatcctcacaacaatctCATGAGGTAAATCCTATTTCCCCAGTTTACTGATGTGGAAACTGAGTTATAGATCATTTAATTAACTTGACCAAAGTCACAAAATTAATCAATATTAGAGCCAGAATGCAAACACAAGCACTCTGGCTTTAGAGCTTGTGCTCTACATTTAGTGCTATCCTACCTTTGAATAATAATTGTGTCCAGATTGGATGAACATAATGACAACAAAAGGCAGCTGATTGCTGAGCACTCCAGGCAGGCAGTTCATATTCAGtattgctaatttttatataacacAAGC
The genomic region above belongs to Homo sapiens chromosome 5, GRCh38.p14 Primary Assembly and contains:
- the GHR gene encoding growth hormone receptor isoform 1 precursor (isoform 1 precursor is encoded by transcript variant 1), with the translated sequence MDLWQLLLTLALAGSSDAFSGSEATAAILSRAPWSLQSVNPGLKTNSSKEPKFTKCRSPERETFSCHWTDEVHHGTKNLGPIQLFYTRRNTQEWTQEWKECPDYVSAGENSCYFNSSFTSIWIPYCIKLTSNGGTVDEKCFSVDEIVQPDPPIALNWTLLNVSLTGIHADIQVRWEAPRNADIQKGWMVLEYELQYKEVNETKWKMMDPILTTSVPVYSLKVDKEYEVRVRSKQRNSGNYGEFSEVLYVTLPQMSQFTCEEDFYFPWLLIIIFGIFGLTVMLFVFLFSKQQRIKMLILPPVPVPKIKGIDPDLLKEGKLEEVNTILAIHDSYKPEFHSDDSWVEFIELDIDEPDEKTEESDTDRLLSSDHEKSHSNLGVKDGDSGRTSCCEPDILETDFNANDIHEGTSEVAQPQRLKGEADLLCLDQKNQNNSPYHDACPATQQPSVIQAEKNKPQPLPTEGAESTHQAAHIQLSNPSSLSNIDFYAQVSDITPAGSVVLSPGQKNKAGMSQCDMHPEMVSLCQENFLMDNAYFCEADAKKCIPVAPHIKVESHIQPSLNQEDIYITTESLTTAAGRPGTGEHVPGSEMPVPDYTSIHIVQSPQGLILNATALPLPDKEFLSSCGYVSTDQLNKIMP
- the GHR gene encoding growth hormone receptor isoform 3 precursor (isoform 3 precursor is encoded by transcript variant 10), producing the protein MDLWQLLLTLALAGSSDAFSGSEDSSKEPKFTKCRSPERETFSCHWTDEVHHGTKNLGPIQLFYTRRNTQEWTQEWKECPDYVSAGENSCYFNSSFTSIWIPYCIKLTSNGGTVDEKCFSVDEIVQPDPPIALNWTLLNVSLTGIHADIQVRWEAPRNADIQKGWMVLEYELQYKEVNETKWKMMDPILTTSVPVYSLKVDKEYEVRVRSKQRNSGNYGEFSEVLYVTLPQMSQFTCEEDFYFPWLLIIIFGIFGLTVMLFVFLFSKQQRIKMLILPPVPVPKIKGIDPDLLKEGKLEEVNTILAIHDSYKPEFHSDDSWVEFIELDIDEPDEKTEESDTDRLLSSDHEKSHSNLGVKDGDSGRTSCCEPDILETDFNANDIHEGTSEVAQPQRLKGEADLLCLDQKNQNNSPYHDACPATQQPSVIQAEKNKPQPLPTEGAESTHQAAHIQLSNPSSLSNIDFYAQVSDITPAGSVVLSPGQKNKAGMSQCDMHPEMVSLCQENFLMDNAYFCEADAKKCIPVAPHIKVESHIQPSLNQEDIYITTESLTTAAGRPGTGEHVPGSEMPVPDYTSIHIVQSPQGLILNATALPLPDKEFLSSCGYVSTDQLNKIMP
- the GHR gene encoding growth hormone receptor isoform 2 precursor (isoform 2 precursor is encoded by transcript variant 2) translates to MNWGPTGMDLWQLLLTLALAGSSDAFSGSEATAAILSRAPWSLQSVNPGLKTNSSKEPKFTKCRSPERETFSCHWTDEVHHGTKNLGPIQLFYTRRNTQEWTQEWKECPDYVSAGENSCYFNSSFTSIWIPYCIKLTSNGGTVDEKCFSVDEIVQPDPPIALNWTLLNVSLTGIHADIQVRWEAPRNADIQKGWMVLEYELQYKEVNETKWKMMDPILTTSVPVYSLKVDKEYEVRVRSKQRNSGNYGEFSEVLYVTLPQMSQFTCEEDFYFPWLLIIIFGIFGLTVMLFVFLFSKQQRIKMLILPPVPVPKIKGIDPDLLKEGKLEEVNTILAIHDSYKPEFHSDDSWVEFIELDIDEPDEKTEESDTDRLLSSDHEKSHSNLGVKDGDSGRTSCCEPDILETDFNANDIHEGTSEVAQPQRLKGEADLLCLDQKNQNNSPYHDACPATQQPSVIQAEKNKPQPLPTEGAESTHQAAHIQLSNPSSLSNIDFYAQVSDITPAGSVVLSPGQKNKAGMSQCDMHPEMVSLCQENFLMDNAYFCEADAKKCIPVAPHIKVESHIQPSLNQEDIYITTESLTTAAGRPGTGEHVPGSEMPVPDYTSIHIVQSPQGLILNATALPLPDKEFLSSCGYVSTDQLNKIMP